In Acipenser ruthenus chromosome 16, fAciRut3.2 maternal haplotype, whole genome shotgun sequence, the following proteins share a genomic window:
- the LOC117963451 gene encoding APC membrane recruitment protein 1-like, producing METSSGREQTAGTKPLCGGCEESARGCQAQGTEADGTSERTDATPPELPPPGKLKKTAFKLFGGRKSICTLPSFFGGRNKGHGKGSSKKGICKSKTHDCISEVSWEDGRRTADMPAGDFEYRGQKCSSVKMLSGSQSVYSIADTNKKADAPLSANSECYDQKLSADKSSSFPRPKKGLKGLFSSIRRHKKNKGLSVEIPADAVPRSQSSDRKAESELQDSFSDSNVADTLNEKDNSTDTPECSEDANLSEESLVETDANSNKALHKDKVLKDLEELVQGETAKVDFRAQTVLYCTKGDILCTLSEFSCAPDINPDYLDNDPPSVHSSEQISSVFGDVASLKSFDSLTGCGDIIADRDDDSIAESTVSAERSRNAGKRSSCYVTYQGGGEEMATPDEVDEDYLQGLWENAAAADVCFTPGQQQMLLGDDMDLQISPDGPALPGPCVDAANNPNVVRAVADNSHTSGDLLTPQSDQPESAPNSDEGYYDSTTPGPDEDGGDSLSRIRKERLPRDSYSGDALYELYEPDDSLMSPPLADEPSFETLPPTPDALEFLGMDVDKSLCPSFSNKAGLMEGVRQVQIEQKLMGWEVKSTKKHPKKEQVILSKDRFYAEKSTADCNSKMNNNTHQACLKEEQVTSQTRIGKGSKVKHRNNQTHPSSGEHHTNQKTNAKLLPDLDGVDVVCSTKNSHRSKVPVPLDELLQGNGRCTQSEKRERKTDTGKMKTDEALEYDQTVCFSQALVDFTNNTAFLNNLSESIGSSDSGSSFTHNMQALPAMVTFDVVDMENEGECDGQIEMDTDEDMSSPYEAYDESYLQKDAFAECDERMFELYDQNPFLGNSWGVASLPRHLNFSKMSPAMPAPLSLNRRSRSLDTDSLEFELADMYLSKVIPQLPQVSRSEWDSKKASTLHWPSDWERKGRSASSEWREVADIPNWPWQQEATCNFALPLIDGKKLGRVQSCSPLGMGRAIQHEIQRDRLDLQVEGGSPNRRLQPQTSRFTCDTGAGNPIQSSRQMARPSHLPLQSDECRPQTGSNSLGTSRDSSGKVLALVSPLDERNEAYFSKISSAGQYSDSSHQQMKCKPIGVTQGMPHFHSENPDTLKPELCVGQCETSSKGRSEHEMTC from the coding sequence ATGGAAACCAGCAGCGGAAGAGAACAGACAGCTGGAACAAAGCCTTTGTGTGGTGGCTGTGAAGAATCAGCCAGAGGGTGCCAGGCCCAGGGGACGGAGGCAGACGGGACATCTGAGCGCACTGATGCTACTCCTCCTGAACTGCCACCCCCTGGGAAGCTGAAGAAAACAGCTTTTAAACTGTTTGGAGGGAGAAAGAGCATTTGCACCTTACCCAGCTTCTTCGGGGGAAGAAACAAAGGCCATGGGAAGGGGTCCTCTAAAAAGGGGATATGCAAGAGCAAGACTCATGATTGCATCAGTGAGGTGAGCTGGGAGGACGGCAGAAGAACCGCTGACATGCCAGCGGGAGACTTTGAATACCGCGGACAGAAATGTTCATCTGTGAAGATGCTGTCAGGCTCTCAAAGTGTGTACTCCATAGCTGACACGAATAAGAAAGCAGACGCACCTCTGTCAGCGAACTCTGAATGCTACGATCAGAAACTAAGTGCCGACAAGTCCTCGTCCTTCCCCAGGCCAAAGAAGGGACTAAAAGGTTTGTTCAGCAGCATCAGACGCCACAAAAAGAATAAAGGACTTTCTGTAGAGATCCCTGCAGATGCAGTGCCTAGAAGTCAGTCAAGTGACAGAAAAGCGGAGTCTGAACTTCAGGATAGCTTTTCTGACAGCAATGTGGCAGACACACTGAATGAGAAAGACAATTCGACTGATACACCTGAATGTAGCGAGGATGCAAATCTTTCAGAAGAAAGTTTAGTAGAAACTGATGCAAATAGTAATAAAGCATTACACAAAGATAAGGTTCTCAAAGACTTGGAAGAGCTTGTGCAAGGGGAGACTGCAAAAGTAGATTTCAGAGCTCAGACTGTTCTGTACTGTACAAAAGGAGACATTTTGTGCACGCTATCTGAGTTCAGCTGCGCCCCCGATATAAACCCAGACTACCTAGATAACGATCCACCTTCCGTTCATTCTTCCGAGCAGATCAGTTCAGTATTTGGGGATGTGGCTTCTCTGAAGAGCTTCGATTCCCTCACTGGGTGCGGAGACATAATTGCGGACCGAGATGACGACAGCATTGCTGAAAGCACGGTGTCGGCTGAAAGAAGTCGCAACGCGGGCAAAAGAAGCTCCTGCTATGTCACTTACCAAGGAGGCGGGGAAGAAATGGCGACCCCTGATGAGGTTGACGAGGATTATCTGCAAGGTTTGTGGGAAAATGCAGCTGCAGCTGACGTGTGCTTTACCCCTGGTCAACAGCAGATGCTCCTGGGCGATGACATGGACCTGCAGATATCTCCGGATGGACCCGCCCTTCCTGGTCCATGTGTGGATGCTGCTAATAATCCCAATGTTGTCCGAGCTGTTGCAGATAACAGTCATACCAGCGGAGACCTCCTGACCCCACAAAGTGACCAGCCTGAATCTGCACCCAACAGTGACGAGGGTTATTATGATTCCACCACTCCAGGCCCTGATGAAGATGGGGGTGATAGCCTCAGCCGAATCAGAAAGGAAAGGCTTCCAAGGGACAGCTACAGTGGGGATGCACTCTATGAGCTCTATGAACCTGACGATAGCCTCATGAGCCCCCCTCTCGCAGATGAACCCTCCTTTGAGACGCTGCCACCCACCCCAGACGCTTTGGAATTTTTAGGAATGGATGTGGATAAGAGTTTATGTCCCAGTTTTTCCAACAAAGCTGGACTTATGGAAGGGGTTAGACAAGTTCAGATAGAGCAGAAGCTTATGGGGTGGGAAGTTAAAAGCACAAAAAAGCACCCCAAAAAAGAGCAAGTCATCTTGAGCAAGGATAGATTTTACGCAGAAAAAAGCACAGCTGATTGTAATTCTAAAATGAACAATAACACGCATCAAGCTTGCCTTAAAGAGGAGCAGGTAACTTCACAGACTAGGATAGGAAAAGGCTCAAAAGTAAAGCACAGAAATAACCAGACACACCCCAGCAGTGGAGAACACCACACTAaccaaaaaacaaatgcaaagctACTTCCTGATTTGGATGGCGTTGATGTTGTGTGCAGCACAAAGAACTCCCATCGATCAAAAGTCCCAGTTCCACTTGATGAATTACTGCAGGGAAATGGAAGATGCACCCAGtctgaaaagagagagagaaaaactgaTACTGGTAAAATGAAGACTGATGAAGCCCTTGAATATGATCAGACTGTCTGCTTCTCCCAGGCCTTAGTGGACTTTACTAACAATACTGCGTTCTTAAACAACCTTTCCGAAAGTATTGGCAGCTCTGATTCTGGTTCTTCCTTTACACACAATATGCAGGCCCTTCCAGCAATGGTGACTTTCGATGTGGTAGACATGGAAAACGAAGGGGAATGTGATGGTCAGATTGAAATGGACACAGATGAAGACATGTCGTCGCCGTATGAGGCATACGATGAGAGCTACTTGCAAAAAGATGCTTTTGCTGAGTGTGACGAGAGGATGTTTGAACTGTACGATCAGAATCCTTTTCTCGGCAACAGCTGGGGGGTTGCCAGTCTTCCACGGCATCTTAATTTCAGTAAAATGAGCCCAGCAATGCCGGCCCCATTGTCTCTAAACAGGAGGAGCAGATCACTAGACACTGACAGCTTGGAATTCGAACTGGCTGACATGTATCTGTCAAAGGTTATCCCTCAGCTTCCCCAAGTCTCCAGATCTGAATGGGATTCCAAGAAGGCTTCCACTCTCCATTGGCCCTCAGATTGGGAAAGGAAGGGGCGATCAGCCAGCTCAGAATGGAGGGAGGTTGCTGACATTCCTAATTGGCCCTGGCAACAGGAGGCTACGTGCAATTTCGCCCTTCCTTTGATAGATGGAAAAAAATTAGGACGGGTCCAGAGTTGTAGTCCTTTGGGAATGGGAAGGGCCATACAACATGAAATCCAGAGGGATAGATTGGATTTGCAGGTTGAGGGTGGTTCTCCTAATCGGAGGCTTCAGCCTCAGACTTCAAGGTTTACTTGTGATACTGGGGCTGGTAATCCAATACAGAGCTCCAGGCAGATGGCCAGACCATCCCATCTCCCCTTACAATCTGATGAGTGCCGGCCTCAAACTGGATCAAACTCATTGGGGACTTCCAGAGACAGCTCTGGGAAGGTGCTTGCTCTTGTTTCTCCTTTAGATGAAAGAAATGAGGCGTATTTCTCTAAGATTTCCTCTGCAGGTCAGTACTCTGATTCTTCCCACCAGCAAATGAAGTGCAAACCCATAGGTGTCACCCAAGGAATGCCTCATTTTCACTCTGAAAACCCAGACACTTTAAAACCAGAACTCTGTGTTGGACAGTGTGAGACTTCCAGCAAAGGGCGAAGCGAACATGAAATGACCTGTTGA